A stretch of Pseudomonas sp. 7SR1 DNA encodes these proteins:
- a CDS encoding sigma-54-dependent transcriptional regulator, translated as MLQNVMVVDDEASIRSAVEQWLSLSGFQVQLFGRAEDCLASLPEHFAGVILSDVRMPGLSGLELLAEVRRRDPDLPVILLTGHGDVPMAVEAMRDGAYDFLEKPFSPEALLGSLRRALDKRALVLENRRLHEQADARARLDGTLLGVSRALQNLRRQVLDLATLPVNVLIRGETGSGKELVARCLHDFGPRASKPFVALNCAAIPEPLFEAELFGHESGAFTGAQGKRIGKLEYADGGTLFLDEIESMPLAQQVKLLRVLQEQKLERLGSNQSIAVDLRIVAATKPDLLEEARAGRFREDLAYRLNIAELRLPPLRERREDIPLLFEHFTHSAAERLDRRAAPLSGPQLSHLLSHDWPGNVRELANVAERQLLGLDQPHLLESEPGQSLAARQEAFEAQCLRAALARHKGDVKAVLEELQLPRRTFNEKMQRHGLSREMFLQDS; from the coding sequence CTGTTGCAAAACGTGATGGTGGTGGACGACGAAGCCAGCATTCGCAGCGCCGTCGAGCAATGGCTGAGCCTCTCGGGGTTCCAGGTGCAATTGTTCGGCCGCGCCGAGGATTGCCTGGCGAGCTTGCCTGAGCATTTTGCCGGGGTGATCCTCAGCGATGTACGCATGCCTGGGCTCAGCGGCCTGGAACTGCTGGCCGAAGTACGGCGGCGCGACCCGGATCTGCCGGTGATTCTGCTGACCGGCCACGGCGACGTGCCCATGGCCGTCGAAGCCATGCGTGACGGCGCCTACGACTTCCTGGAAAAACCCTTCAGCCCCGAAGCCCTGCTCGGCAGCCTGCGCCGTGCCCTGGACAAGCGCGCCCTGGTCCTGGAGAACCGGCGGCTGCACGAACAGGCCGACGCCAGGGCCCGACTCGATGGGACATTGCTGGGTGTTTCCCGGGCGCTGCAGAACCTGCGGCGCCAGGTACTGGACCTGGCGACGTTGCCGGTCAACGTGCTGATCCGCGGCGAAACCGGCAGCGGCAAGGAATTGGTCGCCCGTTGCCTGCATGACTTCGGCCCGCGGGCGAGCAAGCCCTTCGTGGCCTTGAACTGCGCAGCCATTCCCGAGCCGCTGTTCGAGGCGGAACTGTTCGGCCATGAAAGCGGCGCGTTCACCGGCGCCCAGGGCAAGCGCATCGGCAAGCTCGAATACGCCGACGGAGGCACGCTGTTTCTCGATGAGATCGAAAGCATGCCCCTGGCCCAGCAGGTCAAGCTGCTGAGGGTATTGCAGGAACAGAAGCTCGAACGCCTGGGCTCGAACCAGAGCATTGCCGTGGACCTGCGCATCGTCGCCGCCACCAAGCCGGACCTGCTGGAAGAAGCCCGGGCCGGACGCTTTCGCGAAGACCTGGCTTATCGCCTGAACATCGCCGAGCTGCGCCTGCCGCCGTTGCGTGAGCGGCGCGAAGACATTCCCCTGCTGTTCGAACACTTCACCCACAGCGCCGCCGAACGCCTCGACCGCCGCGCCGCGCCCCTGAGCGGCCCGCAACTGAGCCATCTGCTGAGCCACGACTGGCCGGGCAACGTGCGCGAACTGGCGAATGTCGCCGAACGCCAGTTACTGGGGCTGGACCAGCCGCACCTGCTGGAAAGCGAGCCCGGCCAATCCCTGGCGGCCCGGCAGGAAGCGTTCGAAGCCCAATGCCTGCGCGCCGCCCTGGCCCGACACAAGGGTGACGTGAAAGCGGTGCTCGAAGAACTGCAGCTGCCACGCCGCACCTTCAACGAAAAGATGCAGCGCCATGGGCTGAGTCGAGAAATGTTCCTGCAGGACAGCTGA
- a CDS encoding CS1 type fimbrial major subunit → MKLFQIAPLALAALVSLPALAVEKSILVYADVDPTIELLQSDGSPLPASMEMAYLPGAGLQPTRLGTRIFSNDTDKDMTLRLITNPVLANMTNPAATGVPLSVSFGGRALNTTGVSLSAADLFPGGDPTSGSIEQMLDIRQTTVGAIANAGRYEGIVSLVLTQQP, encoded by the coding sequence ATGAAACTGTTCCAAATCGCTCCGTTGGCACTGGCTGCCCTGGTTTCACTGCCCGCCCTGGCGGTGGAAAAAAGCATCCTGGTCTACGCCGATGTCGATCCGACGATCGAACTGCTCCAGTCCGATGGCAGCCCGCTGCCGGCTTCCATGGAGATGGCCTACCTGCCAGGCGCGGGTCTGCAGCCTACCCGCCTGGGAACGCGGATCTTCAGCAATGACACCGACAAAGACATGACCCTGCGGCTGATCACCAACCCGGTGCTGGCGAACATGACCAATCCCGCCGCCACGGGCGTTCCCCTGTCCGTCAGCTTCGGTGGACGCGCACTGAACACCACCGGTGTCTCCCTGTCGGCTGCCGACCTGTTCCCCGGCGGCGACCCGACCAGCGGCTCGATCGAGCAGATGCTGGACATCCGCCAGACCACCGTCGGCGCCATCGCCAACGCCGGCCGCTATGAAGGCATCGTCAGCCTGGTCCTGACCCAGCAGCCGTAA
- a CDS encoding MFS transporter — translation MDNSNALPLGSAAVPARERTTASRIKSIFSGSVGNMVEWYDWYVYAAFSLYFAKVFFPKGDTTAQLLNTAAIFAVGFLMRPIGGWLMGLYADRAGRKRALMASVYLMCFGSLIIALSPGYETIGVGAPILLVFARLLQGLSVGGEYGTSATYLSEMATKERRGFFSSFQYVTLISGQLIALGVLIVLQQFLTSEQLYAWGWRIPFAIGALCAIVALYLRRGMEETESFTKKEKSKESAMRTLLRHPKELLTVVGLTMGGTLAFYTYTTYMQKYLVNTVGMSISDSTTISAATLFLFMCLQPVIGGLSDKIGRRPILIAFGILGTLFTVPILTTLHTIQTWWGAFFLIMAALIIVSGYTSINAVVKAELFPTEIRALGVGLPYALTVSIFGGTAEYIALWFKSIGMETGYYWYVTACIAVSLLVYITMKDTRKHSRIVTD, via the coding sequence ATGGATAACTCCAACGCCCTGCCCCTTGGGTCGGCTGCCGTGCCCGCCCGTGAAAGAACCACCGCCAGCCGGATCAAATCGATCTTCAGCGGCTCGGTCGGCAACATGGTCGAGTGGTATGACTGGTACGTCTATGCCGCTTTCTCGTTGTACTTCGCCAAAGTCTTCTTCCCCAAGGGCGACACCACCGCCCAGTTGCTCAACACCGCCGCCATCTTCGCCGTAGGTTTCCTGATGCGTCCTATCGGTGGATGGCTGATGGGCCTGTACGCTGACCGTGCCGGCCGCAAACGGGCATTAATGGCGTCGGTGTACCTGATGTGCTTCGGCTCGCTGATCATCGCCCTGAGCCCCGGCTACGAAACCATCGGCGTCGGCGCGCCGATCCTGCTGGTGTTCGCCCGCTTGCTCCAGGGCCTGTCGGTGGGAGGCGAATACGGCACCTCGGCCACCTACCTGAGCGAAATGGCGACCAAGGAACGTCGCGGCTTCTTTTCCAGTTTCCAGTACGTGACCCTGATTTCCGGCCAGCTCATCGCCCTCGGCGTGCTGATCGTGCTGCAGCAGTTCCTCACCAGCGAACAGTTGTACGCCTGGGGGTGGCGTATTCCTTTCGCCATCGGCGCGTTGTGCGCGATCGTGGCGCTGTACCTGCGTCGCGGCATGGAAGAAACCGAGTCGTTCACCAAGAAGGAAAAGTCCAAGGAAAGCGCCATGCGCACCTTGCTGCGCCATCCCAAGGAACTGCTCACCGTGGTCGGCCTGACCATGGGCGGCACCCTGGCGTTCTACACCTACACCACCTATATGCAGAAATACCTGGTGAACACCGTCGGCATGAGCATCTCCGACTCCACCACGATTTCCGCTGCCACGCTGTTCCTGTTCATGTGCCTGCAGCCGGTGATCGGCGGCCTGTCGGACAAGATCGGGCGCCGGCCGATCCTGATCGCCTTCGGCATCCTCGGCACACTGTTCACCGTGCCGATCCTGACCACCCTGCACACCATCCAGACCTGGTGGGGCGCGTTCTTCCTGATCATGGCCGCGCTGATCATTGTCAGTGGCTACACCTCGATCAACGCCGTGGTGAAAGCCGAACTGTTCCCCACTGAAATCCGCGCCCTGGGTGTCGGCCTGCCTTACGCCCTGACCGTGTCGATCTTCGGCGGTACCGCCGAATACATTGCCCTGTGGTTCAAGAGCATCGGCATGGAGACCGGCTACTACTGGTACGTCACGGCGTGCATCGCCGTGTCGCTGCTGGTGTACATCACCATGAAGGACACCCGCAAACACTCGCGGATCGTGACCGACTGA
- a CDS encoding CfaE/CblD family pilus tip adhesin — protein sequence MTSTFQRWARRLGALIGAFAALPVLGDIHPGNHYQSEMLQFDRSTPPADHYIWTRMIHGWHEQPVEHSSYRTMHFVCLSNTDPATGQCLTTAGGRWGTTDILLRFTEKRSRLSTVLTVKGNIIRRHPLNSPCGTWGESIWMLTSTSSGNCEGVDVTGTASTLWIPRSELAKLPSGGIWTAQLVMKLRRFYSQPIGSAHTYTVDFKLDVTDHNNVQIYLPAYGISTPQVDLNLRTRPLSSGPGGVVSGQAVVDACLYDGYNANSHRYEVRITGANPVPGMEGRFFVHHASGGTGERNRIEYRVRTRTANLGETQHVSGQTVAHTGIDNADIRAVRLPNVPFPVVCTPWPITLDTPPFNQIDKNTGQYRGELKLEFTPSTTSP from the coding sequence ATGACTTCGACCTTTCAACGTTGGGCGCGTCGCCTGGGCGCACTGATCGGCGCGTTCGCTGCGCTGCCGGTGCTGGGGGACATCCATCCCGGCAACCACTATCAATCCGAGATGCTGCAGTTCGACCGCTCGACTCCGCCCGCCGATCATTACATCTGGACGCGAATGATCCATGGCTGGCACGAACAGCCTGTGGAACATTCGAGCTACAGAACGATGCACTTTGTCTGCCTGTCCAACACCGATCCCGCGACAGGCCAGTGCCTGACCACCGCCGGAGGAAGGTGGGGTACCACTGATATACTGCTGCGTTTCACGGAAAAACGCAGTCGACTCTCCACGGTTTTGACTGTCAAGGGCAACATCATACGCAGACACCCGCTCAACAGTCCCTGTGGTACGTGGGGAGAAAGCATCTGGATGCTGACATCAACCTCATCCGGGAACTGCGAGGGCGTAGATGTGACGGGCACGGCCTCCACCCTGTGGATTCCTCGCTCGGAACTCGCCAAATTGCCCTCCGGTGGCATCTGGACGGCGCAGTTGGTCATGAAGCTCAGGAGGTTCTACTCGCAGCCTATCGGAAGCGCCCATACCTACACCGTCGACTTCAAACTGGACGTCACCGACCACAATAACGTGCAGATCTACCTGCCCGCCTACGGCATCAGCACCCCGCAGGTGGACCTGAACCTGCGCACCCGGCCATTGAGCAGCGGGCCGGGCGGCGTGGTATCCGGCCAGGCGGTGGTCGATGCGTGCCTCTACGACGGCTATAACGCCAACAGCCACCGTTACGAGGTGCGCATCACCGGCGCCAACCCCGTGCCCGGCATGGAGGGCCGCTTCTTCGTGCACCATGCCTCCGGCGGCACGGGTGAGCGAAACCGGATCGAATACCGGGTTCGCACCCGCACCGCCAACCTGGGGGAGACACAGCACGTGTCGGGACAAACGGTGGCCCATACCGGTATCGACAATGCCGATATCCGCGCCGTGCGCTTGCCCAACGTGCCCTTCCCGGTCGTGTGCACCCCATGGCCCATCACCCTGGATACACCGCCCTTCAACCAGATCGACAAGAACACCGGGCAATACCGGGGCGAGTTGAAACTGGAGTTCACACCGTCGACGACTTCACCCTGA
- a CDS encoding putative quinol monooxygenase: MSKQIPVSHMAFVRARSGCSRALGARLSTLIAPSRQAPGCIHFALQQSQCDADLWLVSGLWTDQQSMDAYFNSPAMGIFAELVQDLVVSSLDFHTFREVSATQATEGCLAAVHKLAG; the protein is encoded by the coding sequence ATGTCTAAGCAGATCCCCGTCAGTCACATGGCTTTCGTGCGGGCCCGGTCCGGTTGCTCCCGGGCACTGGGTGCACGCCTGAGCACGCTGATCGCGCCCTCGCGCCAGGCCCCCGGTTGCATCCACTTTGCCCTGCAACAATCGCAATGCGACGCCGACTTGTGGCTGGTGTCGGGGCTCTGGACCGATCAGCAATCGATGGACGCCTACTTCAATTCCCCGGCCATGGGCATTTTCGCCGAGCTGGTGCAGGACCTGGTGGTCAGCAGCCTGGACTTCCATACGTTCCGGGAAGTGTCTGCCACCCAGGCGACCGAAGGGTGCCTGGCGGCGGTACACAAACTGGCCGGTTGA
- a CDS encoding TcfC E-set like domain-containing protein, giving the protein MKLHFTALSISLSWALADAVAATSDDLTRVPAGFEALVEGQVEQLELQLFNRNLGLHPVLVRPGRIEFQQPERIAALLVEAGALATPQELLPLLSQPLPSNSQLACSYGLASEASCGYLETEAVAVILDEAGARLQVLLRKDWLPTNEASTLRLHTPSEAQNALVHRQNINIAQSDSYRALGASGLGALGLGENSHLGFTWIYQANQNKRGSDSNLEFNNAYYRRDFDREHYAQAGRMDMSNLSSAEGGNFNFSLLPLGRIDGARVGTTLAYLNRDVVGQGTPISLILTQRARVDAFRGEELLSTSYLDAGVQNVDTRTFPNGSYPVTLRVIENGQVTRTETVPFSRTDGNGLGDDTVQWFLQGGRTAEHSLYEQDPAAVVQTGLRVPLLDNLALTSGITWLDTAFYNESRLDWAGTLGASSWSLSAAILEGNDGASGNSQQLTFNHGLSWNLYRYSLRSPSCEHNRRTYQQSGCNESLTASASLPLAGGALSAGYSYNRYAQVNPSYYWNTLPGEPDLTDELTTATWARTLQVGFSRGHPLGQFHLTHRVGAFRNQSGNRPTDHGVYLSLSLSHNERSTSGGFRHSSVGMDARRERAASDSVRTSLAHTRVWDGEQGRNELNTGLGYDDLGRWDAELAGRLERSWGETSLAVSQRGGDRNDSRPGLSGNHSSSLALGREGFFWGHGQGGTGPGAAVGIVAAPADNANGAAAKVSGGYGSQTSIGFGEKRLIPINGFQVSQTRISDADASRQNLSTVNVGNGSRDWFLPPGKLAVQYIESSLSYTYVGRLVDAQGQPLAQAAILNAAMMETAEDGSFVVDLAKHPQPLFALDLNGVHACAVQSATARSSLRQVGTLTCHSTTLDALPKDLNDPDRLGRWTARRSAALSPDKRNLP; this is encoded by the coding sequence ATGAAACTCCATTTCACCGCACTCTCCATTTCCCTTTCATGGGCGCTGGCCGATGCCGTAGCGGCCACGTCCGACGACCTGACTCGGGTACCGGCTGGCTTCGAAGCCCTGGTCGAGGGTCAGGTGGAACAACTCGAGCTGCAACTGTTCAATCGCAACCTCGGCCTGCATCCAGTGCTGGTCCGGCCCGGCCGGATCGAATTCCAGCAACCGGAACGCATCGCGGCCCTGCTGGTGGAGGCCGGCGCGCTGGCCACGCCCCAGGAACTGTTGCCACTGCTGTCACAGCCCTTGCCCAGCAACAGCCAACTGGCCTGCTCCTACGGTCTGGCCAGCGAGGCGAGTTGCGGCTATCTGGAAACCGAGGCAGTGGCCGTGATCCTCGACGAGGCCGGCGCCCGGCTCCAGGTGCTCCTGCGCAAGGACTGGCTGCCCACCAACGAGGCCTCGACCCTGCGGTTGCATACACCGAGCGAGGCGCAGAACGCCCTCGTCCACCGGCAGAACATCAATATCGCCCAGTCCGACAGTTACCGTGCCCTTGGCGCCAGCGGCCTCGGTGCACTGGGCCTGGGTGAAAACAGCCACCTGGGATTCACCTGGATCTACCAGGCCAACCAGAACAAGCGTGGCAGCGACAGCAACCTGGAATTCAACAACGCCTATTACCGGCGCGATTTCGACCGCGAACACTATGCACAGGCAGGTCGCATGGACATGAGCAACCTGTCCAGCGCCGAAGGCGGCAACTTCAATTTCAGCCTGCTGCCCCTGGGCCGGATCGACGGTGCCCGGGTCGGCACCACCCTGGCCTACCTCAATCGCGATGTCGTCGGGCAGGGCACGCCTATCTCCCTGATCCTGACCCAGCGCGCCCGCGTCGACGCCTTTCGCGGCGAGGAATTGCTTTCGACGTCTTACCTGGATGCCGGCGTGCAGAACGTCGACACCCGCACCTTCCCCAACGGCAGTTATCCGGTGACCCTGCGGGTGATCGAAAACGGCCAGGTGACCCGTACCGAAACCGTGCCCTTCAGCCGCACCGACGGCAACGGCCTGGGGGATGACACCGTGCAATGGTTCTTGCAGGGCGGGCGCACGGCCGAGCACTCCCTGTACGAACAGGACCCCGCCGCCGTGGTCCAGACCGGCCTGCGGGTGCCGTTGCTGGACAACCTGGCGCTCACCAGCGGCATCACCTGGCTGGACACGGCCTTCTACAACGAAAGCCGCCTGGACTGGGCCGGTACGCTGGGCGCCAGCAGTTGGTCATTGTCGGCCGCTATCCTGGAGGGCAATGACGGGGCGAGCGGCAACAGCCAGCAATTGACGTTCAACCATGGCCTGTCCTGGAATCTCTATCGCTACTCGCTGCGCAGCCCGTCCTGCGAGCACAACCGGCGTACCTACCAGCAGAGTGGCTGCAACGAATCGCTGACGGCCAGCGCCTCGCTGCCCCTGGCCGGCGGCGCCCTCAGTGCCGGCTACAGCTACAACCGTTATGCCCAGGTGAACCCTTCCTATTACTGGAACACGTTGCCCGGCGAACCGGACCTGACCGACGAACTGACCACCGCGACCTGGGCCCGCACCCTGCAGGTGGGTTTCTCCCGCGGTCATCCCCTGGGGCAGTTCCACCTCACCCACCGGGTGGGCGCGTTTCGCAACCAGAGCGGCAACCGGCCCACCGACCACGGCGTGTACCTGAGCCTCAGCCTGTCCCATAACGAGCGCTCCACCTCCGGCGGCTTCCGGCATAGCAGTGTCGGCATGGACGCGCGCCGCGAACGGGCCGCCAGCGACAGTGTGCGGACCAGCCTGGCCCACACCCGTGTCTGGGACGGCGAACAAGGTCGCAACGAACTGAACACCGGGCTGGGTTACGACGACCTCGGCCGCTGGGACGCCGAACTGGCCGGGCGCCTCGAGCGCAGCTGGGGCGAAACGAGCCTGGCGGTGTCGCAGCGTGGCGGCGACCGGAACGATTCACGCCCCGGCCTCAGCGGCAACCACTCCTCTTCCCTGGCACTGGGGCGCGAGGGTTTCTTCTGGGGCCACGGCCAAGGCGGTACGGGCCCCGGAGCCGCCGTCGGCATCGTCGCGGCGCCGGCGGACAATGCAAACGGTGCCGCGGCCAAGGTCAGTGGCGGCTACGGCTCACAGACCAGCATCGGCTTCGGTGAAAAACGGCTGATTCCGATCAATGGCTTCCAGGTTTCCCAGACTCGCATCAGCGATGCCGATGCCTCGCGCCAGAACCTGAGCACGGTGAACGTCGGCAACGGCAGCCGCGACTGGTTCCTGCCACCCGGCAAGCTGGCGGTGCAGTACATCGAATCCAGCCTCAGCTACACCTACGTCGGACGCCTGGTGGATGCCCAGGGCCAACCGCTGGCACAGGCCGCCATCCTCAACGCGGCGATGATGGAAACCGCCGAGGACGGCAGCTTCGTCGTCGACCTGGCCAAACACCCGCAACCGTTGTTCGCCCTGGACCTGAACGGGGTGCACGCCTGTGCCGTGCAGTCGGCGACCGCGCGCAGCAGCTTGCGGCAGGTCGGCACGCTCACCTGCCATAGCACCACCCTGGACGCATTGCCGAAGGACCTGAACGACCCCGATCGACTGGGACGCTGGACGGCACGCCGCAGCGCCGCGTTATCGCCAGACAAGAGAAACCTGCCATGA
- a CDS encoding flavin reductase family protein codes for MPDDIHFYEPANGHGLPHDPFNAIVGPRPIGWISSQDAEGRLNLAPYSFFNAFNYIPPIIGFSSVGRKDSLNNIEQTGEFAWNLATRPLAEQMNQSCAMVAPEVDEFELAGLTTAASRVIQVPRVAESPVSFECKVTQIIQLQRADKGLVPSWLILGEVVAVHIAKWLLKDGIYDTAAAEPILRGGGPADYFQLGPEALFKMHRPK; via the coding sequence ATGCCCGATGACATCCATTTCTATGAACCCGCCAACGGCCACGGCCTGCCCCATGACCCGTTCAATGCCATCGTCGGCCCGCGCCCCATCGGTTGGATTTCTTCCCAGGATGCCGAAGGCCGCTTGAACCTGGCGCCCTACAGTTTTTTCAATGCGTTCAACTACATCCCGCCGATCATTGGCTTTTCCAGCGTCGGGCGCAAAGACAGCCTCAACAACATCGAACAGACCGGTGAGTTCGCCTGGAACCTGGCCACGCGGCCGCTGGCCGAGCAGATGAACCAGAGCTGCGCGATGGTTGCACCCGAGGTCGACGAGTTCGAACTGGCGGGTTTGACGACGGCCGCGTCGCGGGTGATACAGGTGCCGCGCGTCGCCGAAAGCCCGGTGTCCTTCGAATGCAAGGTCACGCAGATCATTCAGTTGCAGCGGGCGGACAAAGGCCTGGTGCCGAGTTGGCTGATCCTCGGCGAAGTCGTCGCCGTGCACATCGCCAAGTGGCTGTTGAAGGACGGGATCTACGACACCGCTGCCGCCGAACCGATCCTGCGCGGCGGCGGCCCGGCGGATTACTTCCAGCTGGGCCCCGAGGCGTTGTTCAAGATGCATCGCCCGAAGTAG
- a CDS encoding fimbrial protein TcfA, translating to MHLYQTFTVRWAVSSKLALLTLVLGLSMPAAANMVVYPMNSTIGAEQDGIGQIQLHSKSDKVQYIKVSVTRIQRPGTPDEHESPLSPADTQGIVVSPQRTVLAPGASRTVRIIAQAIPSEETVYRVYFEPVAAPDLADEVTSEQGVQPRIGVNLIWGALVRLLPDERRTSISLQQNGGALRNDGTLRVGVLQVGRCADTKGERDCIWNDVNRSLYPGSTLPVSPPGVNGNVLMRFVTSDDKQPRILAVLP from the coding sequence ATGCATTTGTATCAAACATTTACCGTTCGATGGGCTGTCTCGAGCAAGCTGGCACTCCTGACGCTGGTACTCGGTTTGTCGATGCCGGCGGCCGCCAACATGGTGGTCTACCCGATGAACAGCACCATCGGCGCCGAGCAGGACGGTATCGGCCAGATCCAACTGCACTCCAAATCGGACAAGGTGCAATACATCAAGGTCAGCGTGACCCGGATCCAGCGCCCCGGCACACCGGACGAACATGAAAGCCCGCTGTCTCCCGCCGATACCCAGGGTATCGTCGTGTCGCCACAACGCACGGTGCTCGCCCCGGGCGCCAGTCGTACGGTACGTATTATCGCGCAAGCGATCCCCAGCGAGGAAACCGTCTACCGCGTTTATTTCGAGCCGGTGGCCGCGCCGGACCTGGCGGATGAAGTCACCTCCGAGCAAGGCGTCCAGCCCAGGATCGGGGTCAACCTGATCTGGGGCGCCCTGGTACGCCTGCTGCCCGACGAACGCCGCACCAGCATCAGCCTGCAGCAGAACGGCGGCGCCCTGCGCAACGACGGCACCCTGCGCGTCGGCGTATTGCAAGTCGGCCGCTGCGCCGACACCAAGGGCGAGAGAGACTGCATCTGGAACGACGTCAATCGCAGCCTGTACCCGGGAAGCACACTCCCCGTCTCGCCGCCCGGCGTGAACGGCAACGTGCTGATGCGCTTCGTGACCAGCGACGACAAGCAGCCCCGCATCCTGGCCGTGCTGCCTTAA
- a CDS encoding sensor histidine kinase — protein MLPTSRTLRLSLYTLLILAGAVGAAALAVRHAERAALEEDASRANQQLALYANSLHTLIDRYRALPAVLALDPELRAALHGPVSAAQQDALNRKLEKINGAAQSSTLELLDRTGLAVAASNWRLPSSYVGHNYGFRPYFLQTRTQGTGRFYAVGVTSGIPGYFLSSAVTGDDGGFLGAMVVKLEFPELEREWRQGSDTLLVSDARGIIFIANRPGWRYRHLRPLTDSDRAELKATRQYDKQPLQALSFEPLRRFDDNSHLSRVEAPEGAADYLWESLPLPAEGWTLHLLRPPQIAFEDLRNAGLAAAGSWLALVFLLLFLNQRWRLAKLRQRSRAELERLVQERTRELRTAQEGLVQSAKLAALGQMSAALAHEINQPLTAQRTQLATLRLLLDHGRVDDAYKALKPVDDMLTRMAALTGHLKTFARKSPSGLRERLDLAAVVDQALQLLETRLRDEQIDTVLHLARPAWVRGDAIRLEQVLINLLRNALDAMAGQPLKRLEIRLEADDQLWRLTVSDSGSGIAEEHLAQVFDPFFTTKAVGDGLGLGLAVSFAIIHESGGRLTADNHENGAVFCVTLPIDQEAQLHA, from the coding sequence ATGCTGCCGACTTCCCGTACCTTGCGTCTGTCGTTGTATACCCTGCTGATCCTGGCGGGCGCCGTCGGCGCCGCGGCCCTGGCCGTGCGCCACGCCGAACGCGCGGCCTTGGAGGAAGACGCCAGCCGTGCGAACCAGCAACTGGCGTTGTACGCCAATTCCCTGCACACCCTGATCGACCGTTACCGTGCCCTGCCCGCCGTGCTGGCCCTGGACCCGGAGTTGCGCGCGGCCCTCCACGGTCCCGTCAGCGCAGCGCAGCAGGATGCGCTGAATCGCAAACTGGAAAAGATCAACGGTGCCGCGCAATCGTCCACCCTGGAATTGCTCGACCGTACCGGTCTGGCGGTGGCGGCCAGCAACTGGCGGTTGCCCAGCAGCTACGTCGGGCACAACTATGGGTTCCGGCCTTATTTTCTCCAGACCCGTACCCAGGGCACCGGGCGGTTTTATGCGGTGGGCGTGACCAGCGGCATCCCGGGATACTTCCTGTCCAGCGCGGTGACCGGCGACGACGGCGGCTTCCTCGGGGCGATGGTGGTGAAGCTGGAATTTCCCGAGCTCGAACGAGAATGGCGCCAGGGCAGCGACACCCTGCTGGTCAGCGATGCCCGAGGCATCATCTTCATTGCCAACCGACCGGGTTGGCGCTATCGCCACCTGCGCCCCCTGACCGACAGCGACCGCGCCGAGCTCAAGGCCACCCGCCAATACGACAAGCAGCCGCTGCAAGCGCTGTCCTTCGAGCCGTTGCGGCGCTTTGACGACAACAGCCATCTGAGCCGGGTCGAGGCTCCTGAGGGCGCTGCGGATTATTTGTGGGAGTCCCTGCCGCTGCCTGCCGAAGGCTGGACGCTGCACCTGCTGCGCCCTCCTCAGATCGCCTTCGAGGACCTGCGCAACGCCGGGCTCGCCGCTGCCGGCTCATGGCTGGCGCTGGTGTTCCTGTTGCTGTTTCTCAACCAGCGCTGGCGCCTGGCGAAACTGCGTCAGCGCAGCCGCGCCGAACTCGAACGCCTGGTGCAAGAGCGCACCCGGGAGCTGCGCACGGCCCAGGAAGGGCTGGTGCAATCGGCCAAGCTGGCGGCCCTGGGGCAGATGTCGGCGGCCCTGGCCCATGAAATCAACCAGCCGCTGACCGCCCAGCGCACGCAACTGGCGACCCTGCGCCTGCTGTTGGATCATGGCCGGGTCGATGATGCCTACAAGGCCCTCAAGCCGGTGGACGACATGCTCACCCGCATGGCCGCCCTCACCGGCCACCTGAAGACCTTCGCCCGCAAAAGCCCCAGCGGCCTGCGCGAACGCCTGGACCTGGCGGCGGTGGTGGACCAGGCCCTGCAACTGCTGGAGACACGCCTGCGCGATGAGCAGATCGACACCGTGCTGCACCTGGCCCGCCCGGCGTGGGTACGTGGCGACGCGATCCGCCTCGAACAGGTGTTGATCAATCTGTTGCGCAATGCCCTCGACGCCATGGCCGGACAACCGCTCAAACGCCTGGAAATACGCCTGGAGGCCGATGATCAGTTGTGGCGCCTGACGGTCAGCGACAGTGGTAGCGGCATCGCCGAGGAACACCTGGCGCAGGTCTTCGATCCGTTCTTCACCACCAAGGCCGTGGGCGACGGCCTGGGCCTGGGGCTGGCGGTTTCGTTCGCCATCATCCATGAGTCCGGCGGACGACTGACGGCGGACAACCATGAAAACGGCGCGGTATTCTGCGTGACCTTGCCCATTGACCAGGAGGCGCAGTTGCATGCCTAG